A stretch of the Leptospirillum ferriphilum genome encodes the following:
- a CDS encoding DUF5069 domain-containing protein, which produces MAHDRSGGKVGKKELPGTTPFRPRNGRLRTGGLPWLGRMIDKGRAFRSGTLGDYAFPCSMDLDLLRYLGMEPDAFLALLDLCPQDQALLETLGIESRSSSEKSLWAEVFEVRHARLLSELDKEEQDERIGNTDE; this is translated from the coding sequence ATGGCACATGACCGTTCAGGTGGAAAAGTAGGTAAAAAGGAATTGCCCGGGACAACTCCTTTCCGTCCCAGAAACGGTCGTCTTCGAACGGGAGGATTGCCCTGGCTTGGTCGCATGATCGACAAGGGGCGTGCGTTTCGCTCCGGAACACTGGGAGACTATGCGTTTCCCTGTTCCATGGATCTGGACCTTCTCCGATATCTGGGGATGGAGCCCGACGCATTTCTCGCTCTTCTTGACCTCTGTCCCCAGGATCAGGCCCTTCTCGAAACGCTGGGAATTGAATCGCGGTCTTCTTCCGAAAAGAGCCTGTGGGCCGAAGTGTTTGAAGTGCGTCATGCACGACTCCTGAGCGAACTGGACAAGGAAGAACAAGACGAAAGGATTGGCAATACAGATGAGTGA
- a CDS encoding aspartate kinase, protein MALIVQKFGGTSVGSIERIKNVAHIIRSTVEKGDRVVAVVSAMSGETDRLVRLAHELSAEPHEREMDMLLSSGERVTSALLSIALNESGLPAQSMTGRQVGIRTDSVHTKARIASISSERLEEVLSQGKVPIVAGFQGISAEENVTTLGRGGSDTTAVALAVAIKADRCDIYTDVTGVFTADPNLVPNARKLDQISYEEMLELASLGAKVLQTRSVEFAMKYRMPVRVRSTFVPEDEGTLVTVEEKRMEHIVVSGITLDKNQAKITVQDVPDKPGLAARMFDTISNQSIVVDMIVQNVGQDGLTDISFTVPRSDARKAQRLATEVAASIGAGEVRIKENIVKISIVGVGMRSHSGVAARMFSSLAREGINILMISTSEIKISCLIDEKYSELSVRALHAEFQPETRGVTHEG, encoded by the coding sequence ATGGCTTTGATCGTTCAAAAATTCGGAGGCACATCGGTCGGTTCGATCGAACGGATCAAAAATGTTGCGCACATCATCCGCTCGACAGTGGAAAAAGGGGACAGGGTTGTCGCTGTGGTCTCCGCCATGAGCGGAGAAACCGATCGCCTGGTCCGCCTGGCCCATGAACTTTCAGCTGAGCCCCACGAGCGGGAAATGGACATGCTTCTCTCTTCCGGAGAGAGAGTCACAAGCGCCCTCCTGTCGATCGCACTCAACGAATCCGGCCTTCCTGCCCAGTCCATGACGGGCCGTCAAGTGGGAATCCGGACGGACAGCGTTCACACGAAAGCCCGGATCGCGAGTATCTCCTCCGAAAGGCTCGAAGAGGTTCTTTCCCAGGGAAAGGTCCCTATTGTGGCAGGCTTCCAGGGGATTTCCGCAGAAGAAAACGTCACGACCCTGGGGCGCGGGGGATCCGACACGACGGCAGTGGCTCTTGCTGTCGCCATCAAGGCGGACAGGTGTGATATCTACACGGATGTGACGGGAGTCTTTACCGCAGACCCGAATCTGGTTCCAAATGCACGAAAACTGGACCAGATCTCTTATGAGGAAATGCTGGAACTGGCCTCCCTGGGAGCCAAGGTTCTCCAGACGCGTTCCGTTGAATTCGCCATGAAATACAGGATGCCCGTGCGGGTCCGCTCGACTTTCGTTCCCGAAGACGAGGGGACTCTGGTCACGGTGGAGGAAAAAAGGATGGAACATATTGTCGTTTCCGGGATTACACTCGACAAGAATCAGGCAAAGATCACGGTTCAGGATGTTCCGGACAAACCGGGTCTGGCCGCCCGGATGTTCGACACCATCTCGAACCAGTCGATCGTTGTGGATATGATTGTCCAGAACGTCGGACAGGATGGACTCACAGACATTTCTTTCACCGTTCCCCGTTCGGATGCCAGAAAAGCCCAGCGCCTGGCAACGGAGGTTGCTGCATCGATTGGTGCCGGTGAAGTGCGAATCAAGGAAAACATCGTCAAGATTTCCATCGTGGGGGTGGGCATGCGCTCGCATTCCGGAGTCGCGGCGCGGATGTTTTCCTCTCTCGCCCGCGAAGGAATCAATATCCTCATGATCTCGACCTCCGAAATCAAGATTTCCTGCCTGATCGACGAAAAATATTCAG
- a CDS encoding class I SAM-dependent methyltransferase, producing the protein MGHVFNPRMVERLEDPARLEFQNPEKLLSLMKPLDGKGFLDFGVGTGFFAFPVYDRYGDRGPFFGVDIQPEMLALLKERSLGRYKREVLKSIPASSFPLPLESESIGLMWMVNVYHEIDDRKKTLEELRRLLSPGGSLFLVDWKREETPSGPPMEERVAEVDLYDDLLEAGFDRIRSWDLYPWHMTVQVEK; encoded by the coding sequence TTGGGACACGTTTTTAATCCCCGCATGGTTGAACGTCTCGAAGATCCTGCCCGTCTGGAATTTCAGAATCCGGAAAAGCTTCTTTCCCTCATGAAGCCGCTGGACGGCAAGGGGTTTCTGGACTTCGGCGTCGGAACAGGTTTTTTTGCTTTTCCAGTCTATGACCGTTATGGAGACAGGGGACCTTTCTTCGGAGTTGATATCCAGCCGGAAATGCTCGCGCTTTTAAAGGAGAGAAGCCTCGGGCGCTATAAACGGGAAGTTCTGAAAAGCATTCCGGCCTCTTCTTTTCCCTTGCCCCTGGAATCAGAAAGCATCGGACTCATGTGGATGGTCAACGTCTATCATGAAATTGACGACAGAAAAAAAACGCTGGAAGAACTTCGACGACTCCTGTCCCCCGGGGGTAGCCTCTTCCTTGTGGACTGGAAACGCGAAGAAACTCCCAGCGGGCCCCCGATGGAAGAGCGAGTCGCGGAGGTGGACCTTTACGACGACCTGCTTGAGGCCGGTTTTGACCGGATCAGGTCCTGGGATCTTTACCCATGGCACATGACCGTTCAGGTGGAAAAGTAG
- the thrC gene encoding threonine synthase, producing the protein MKNDWPGIVQYYREYLPILPQTVPVTLGEGGTPLVPLDRVVEKLGIRLRLYAKVDGQNPTGSFKDRGMTLAVTKARERGAKALICASTGNTSASAAAYGARAGLTVYVVIPEGKIAKGKLAQAVIHNAVVIQIQGLFDEALQVVRDISATHPVALVNSVNPDRLEGQKTVAFEICDVLGHEPNYHFLPVGNAGNITASWMGYREYKMSGKLRDLPRMVGVQAEGAAPIVRGHVVEKPETIASAIRIGNPASWQGALKAASESRGDIIALSDEKILEAYWMLAKEEGVFCEPASAASLAGVIEYARNGRFLSGDVVVCTLTGHGLKDPETALSTPHSEIRVPPGKEAVLRVLGF; encoded by the coding sequence ATGAAAAACGATTGGCCTGGAATTGTTCAGTATTACAGGGAATATTTGCCGATCCTTCCCCAGACGGTACCTGTGACGCTGGGAGAAGGGGGGACCCCGCTGGTGCCTCTGGATCGTGTCGTCGAAAAACTGGGGATCCGACTGCGCCTCTATGCGAAGGTGGACGGCCAAAACCCCACAGGAAGTTTCAAGGACCGGGGAATGACTCTGGCTGTTACAAAAGCTCGGGAGCGCGGAGCGAAAGCACTGATCTGCGCATCCACCGGAAATACTTCCGCCTCGGCGGCCGCTTACGGCGCCCGGGCCGGACTGACCGTGTACGTCGTCATTCCGGAAGGAAAAATTGCCAAAGGCAAGCTTGCCCAGGCGGTCATCCACAATGCGGTTGTCATCCAGATCCAGGGTCTTTTTGACGAAGCCTTGCAGGTGGTTCGGGATATTTCTGCAACGCACCCTGTTGCCCTGGTCAATTCGGTCAACCCGGATCGTCTGGAAGGGCAAAAGACGGTCGCTTTCGAGATCTGTGACGTTCTTGGGCATGAGCCGAACTACCATTTCCTTCCGGTAGGAAATGCCGGGAATATCACTGCAAGCTGGATGGGGTACCGGGAATACAAGATGTCCGGCAAGCTTCGGGACCTTCCCCGGATGGTCGGGGTTCAGGCAGAGGGAGCTGCTCCCATTGTCCGCGGTCACGTTGTGGAAAAACCGGAAACGATCGCTTCGGCGATCCGGATCGGGAACCCCGCGTCCTGGCAGGGCGCCCTGAAGGCCGCTTCCGAATCGAGAGGCGACATCATCGCCCTGTCCGATGAAAAAATCCTCGAAGCCTACTGGATGCTGGCGAAAGAAGAGGGTGTTTTCTGCGAACCGGCCTCTGCGGCCTCCCTCGCCGGTGTGATTGAGTATGCCCGGAACGGACGTTTCCTCTCCGGTGATGTTGTCGTCTGCACCCTGACCGGTCACGGACTCAAGGATCCCGAAACGGCCCTGTCCACCCCTCACTCCGAAATCCGGGTTCCTCCGGGAAAAGAGGCGGTTCTTCGGGTTCTCGGCTTCTAG
- a CDS encoding c-type cytochrome → MKINQWSRVTGKWSLSVWFCGIVFLLPSLVSAHGVGSRGLDAGKKIYRTNCAVCHGVDGRGEGRGGRHLNPPVPDFTQPGFLKGKSDSYLFHLISNGIEDMPGWSDKLAPGQITDVLHYLRSLAGPSGDTRPPSPDRFSGE, encoded by the coding sequence TTGAAAATAAATCAATGGAGCAGGGTGACCGGAAAATGGTCGCTGTCTGTCTGGTTTTGTGGGATCGTTTTTCTTTTGCCGTCCCTGGTCTCGGCACATGGTGTCGGATCCCGGGGGCTGGATGCGGGAAAGAAAATTTACCGGACAAACTGTGCCGTCTGCCATGGCGTGGACGGGCGTGGAGAGGGCAGGGGAGGGCGGCATTTGAATCCTCCCGTTCCGGATTTTACCCAGCCCGGATTTCTGAAGGGAAAATCCGATTCCTATCTTTTTCACCTGATTTCGAATGGCATCGAGGATATGCCGGGCTGGTCGGACAAGCTCGCTCCGGGGCAGATTACGGACGTTCTCCACTATCTCCGTTCCCTCGCCGGTCCGTCCGGGGATACCCGGCCGCCATCCCCGGACCGATTTTCCGGAGAGTGA
- a CDS encoding aminotransferase class I/II-fold pyridoxal phosphate-dependent enzyme: MEFKRINQLPPYVFNIVNEMKVEFRRRGEDIIDLGMGNPDLPTPPPIVEKLVEAARNPRNHRYSASKGLPKLREAICSWYMRHYGVSLNPENEAVVTIGSKEGIAHLALATIDRGDKVLVPNPTYPIHAFSFAMAGADLCHFPMHPDRNLWEDFMESFERMGGAPKAVLVCYPHNPTTLTVEDGFFEKLVALAHERNFFVIHDLAYADITFGGYKAPSFLSVPGAREIGAEFFTLSKSYNMPGWRVGFLVGNRDIVGALTRLKSYLDYGMFQPIQIASILALNQMDAVPRQIASVYEKRCKVLVEGLNRGGWAVTMPKGSMFLWARIPMSHRQIGSLEFAKLLMSEAQVGVSPGIGFGSEGDSYVRFALVENENRIRQATMNIKRFLARTDRMEMGGIG, translated from the coding sequence ATGGAATTCAAGCGCATAAATCAGCTCCCTCCCTATGTGTTCAATATCGTCAACGAAATGAAGGTCGAGTTTCGTCGGCGGGGGGAGGACATCATAGACCTCGGTATGGGCAATCCCGACCTGCCGACACCGCCTCCGATCGTTGAGAAACTGGTTGAAGCTGCACGTAATCCGAGGAATCACCGCTATTCGGCGTCCAAGGGGCTTCCCAAATTACGGGAAGCGATCTGCTCCTGGTACATGCGCCATTATGGTGTTTCACTGAATCCGGAAAACGAGGCGGTTGTCACGATCGGCTCGAAAGAAGGAATCGCCCACTTGGCTCTGGCGACCATTGACCGAGGAGACAAGGTCCTGGTGCCGAATCCCACTTACCCTATCCACGCGTTCAGTTTTGCGATGGCGGGTGCGGACCTCTGCCACTTCCCAATGCACCCGGACCGGAATCTCTGGGAGGATTTCATGGAATCCTTCGAGAGGATGGGAGGAGCCCCGAAAGCCGTACTCGTGTGCTATCCGCACAATCCGACAACCCTTACGGTCGAAGACGGATTTTTCGAAAAACTTGTCGCTCTCGCCCATGAGAGAAACTTTTTCGTTATTCACGATCTTGCCTATGCGGACATCACGTTCGGAGGGTACAAGGCACCGAGTTTTCTCTCCGTTCCCGGAGCGCGTGAGATCGGTGCCGAGTTTTTCACGCTTTCAAAGTCCTATAACATGCCCGGCTGGCGTGTGGGATTCCTTGTGGGTAACCGGGACATCGTCGGAGCCCTGACCCGTCTGAAAAGCTATCTCGACTACGGGATGTTTCAGCCTATCCAGATTGCAAGCATTCTCGCGCTCAACCAGATGGATGCCGTGCCCAGGCAGATCGCTTCCGTATACGAGAAACGCTGCAAGGTTCTGGTGGAAGGCCTGAACAGGGGGGGGTGGGCAGTCACGATGCCCAAGGGGTCCATGTTCCTCTGGGCCCGCATCCCGATGTCGCATCGCCAGATCGGCTCACTCGAGTTCGCCAAGCTTTTAATGTCCGAAGCGCAGGTCGGTGTGTCACCGGGGATCGGTTTCGGATCCGAAGGGGATTCCTATGTCCGTTTCGCTCTGGTGGAAAACGAAAACAGAATCCGCCAGGCCACGATGAACATCAAGCGTTTCCTCGCCAGAACCGACCGGATGGAAATGGGAGGTATCGGATGA
- the miaB gene encoding tRNA (N6-isopentenyl adenosine(37)-C2)-methylthiotransferase MiaB, translating into MSDSAATGEKHLPPGNPPDTRGSIFDGKTFYIKTFGCQMNVHDSERMAGLLASEGGKPVSEPAAADIILVNTCTIRDKADQKALSDLGRIRQVRKEGPGTILAVTGCMAQREGEEIFRLVPDVDLILGPSQIRNLIPLLDAASTPRARVDGTLWPVPEMTTPPALRPPGVSAFVTVQEGCDKACAYCVVPATRGPERSRPVADILREAEDLVSMGFREITLLGQNVNGYGQKGDTAGASFPELLQRLSDIPGLLRIRFTTSHPMDMSDALINVMATSSRVMPHLHLPVQSGSDRMLERMQRGYTLDDYRRWIEKLRKKVPEAALTTDLIVGFCGETEEDFEKTLAAVEKFRFDGAFAFIYSPRPSTPAHSWEDIPPREVSVERLERLQKKVEQQAMERNQGLVGSRVEILTEKWDPETRTAVGRTPQFLTVRALVAPERPDPSPGDLLFVTITQGARAGLKGNAVSHA; encoded by the coding sequence ATGAGTGACTCGGCAGCCACAGGAGAAAAACACCTCCCCCCCGGAAATCCTCCGGACACCCGCGGATCCATCTTTGACGGAAAGACGTTTTACATCAAAACGTTCGGCTGCCAGATGAACGTTCATGACTCGGAGAGGATGGCCGGGCTCCTTGCCTCCGAAGGAGGAAAACCGGTGTCAGAACCGGCCGCGGCCGACATCATTCTTGTGAATACCTGCACAATCCGGGACAAGGCGGACCAGAAAGCCCTGTCCGACCTCGGACGGATCCGGCAAGTCCGCAAGGAGGGTCCCGGAACCATTCTGGCCGTCACCGGTTGCATGGCCCAGCGGGAAGGAGAGGAAATCTTCCGTCTTGTTCCGGACGTCGACCTGATTCTCGGTCCGTCCCAGATCCGGAACCTGATCCCCTTGCTCGACGCTGCATCTACTCCCCGCGCACGTGTGGACGGAACACTCTGGCCGGTCCCAGAAATGACGACTCCTCCGGCTCTCCGGCCTCCGGGAGTTTCCGCCTTCGTGACGGTGCAGGAAGGATGCGACAAAGCATGCGCCTATTGTGTTGTTCCGGCCACCCGGGGCCCGGAAAGAAGTCGTCCGGTCGCCGATATTCTTCGGGAAGCCGAGGACCTTGTTTCGATGGGCTTCCGGGAAATTACCCTTCTCGGACAGAACGTGAACGGCTATGGACAGAAGGGAGATACGGCAGGAGCATCCTTTCCGGAACTTCTTCAGCGCCTCTCCGATATTCCGGGCCTGCTGCGCATCAGGTTCACCACGTCCCATCCGATGGACATGTCCGATGCCCTGATCAATGTCATGGCGACCTCTTCCCGGGTCATGCCGCACCTGCACCTGCCCGTCCAGTCCGGCTCTGACCGCATGCTCGAGAGAATGCAGCGGGGATACACGCTGGATGACTACCGACGATGGATCGAAAAACTCCGGAAAAAAGTTCCGGAAGCCGCTCTGACGACCGATCTGATCGTCGGTTTCTGTGGGGAGACGGAAGAGGACTTTGAAAAAACGCTGGCCGCCGTGGAAAAGTTTCGCTTCGACGGGGCTTTCGCTTTCATTTACTCTCCACGCCCTTCCACGCCGGCCCATTCCTGGGAAGACATTCCTCCCAGGGAGGTAAGCGTCGAACGACTCGAAAGACTTCAGAAAAAGGTAGAACAGCAGGCGATGGAGAGAAATCAGGGCCTGGTCGGGAGCCGAGTCGAAATCCTGACGGAAAAATGGGACCCTGAAACCCGCACCGCCGTCGGACGGACTCCCCAGTTCCTGACGGTTCGCGCTCTTGTCGCACCGGAACGCCCCGATCCATCCCCCGGAGATCTGCTTTTTGTCACGATCACACAGGGCGCGAGAGCAGGCCTGAAGGGAAATGCCGTTTCTCATGCGTAA
- a CDS encoding homoserine dehydrogenase — translation MNSPSQEKPVVLGLIGYGTVGQGFVRLLRKETDLLGRRLGFPLFLKTVVDRNIKEKFSGLLDGVVLSHDPASVINDPEIQIVIELIGGIEPAKSLLLEAVRKKKSVVTANKALLALHGEELFQAVHSNRTDFAFEGSVGGGIPILRSLREGIGGNRIQSLRGIINGTCNYILTRMTYEGQDFETVLREAQALGYAEADPSFDIDGIDAAHKLAILGTLSFGSPIAFQDIPVEGIRKVQTIDIEFGRELGYVLKLLGIAKDNGASLDLRVHPAFLPEDSVLAEVDGVFNAVEVNGETLGPALFYGRGAGSDPTATAVMGDVMELARAIHTGCFHQVPPLGFSWNDRIRRPVTGLPGIRSEYYLRFMAPDSPGTLSYLSGVLGENGISIESVIQKGRKMGGSVPVVILTHTAPESSVRTALNIIDRSVHVTEPTVLIRVEGNAEA, via the coding sequence ATGAATTCCCCCTCTCAAGAGAAACCTGTTGTCCTGGGCCTGATTGGGTACGGGACTGTCGGTCAGGGCTTTGTCCGGCTCCTCCGGAAGGAGACGGATCTTCTCGGGCGCCGACTGGGATTCCCACTGTTCCTGAAAACGGTGGTCGACAGAAACATTAAGGAAAAATTCTCGGGACTCCTGGACGGGGTCGTGCTCTCCCATGATCCGGCGTCTGTCATCAACGATCCGGAGATTCAGATCGTTATTGAGCTGATCGGAGGTATCGAGCCTGCCAAGTCGCTTCTTCTCGAAGCGGTGCGAAAAAAAAAGTCGGTTGTTACGGCAAACAAGGCTCTGCTGGCGCTTCACGGAGAAGAACTCTTTCAGGCGGTTCATTCCAACCGGACCGATTTTGCATTCGAAGGGTCTGTCGGAGGCGGAATACCGATTCTCCGGTCTTTGCGAGAAGGGATCGGAGGGAACCGGATCCAGTCTCTCCGCGGGATCATTAATGGAACCTGCAACTATATCCTGACCCGGATGACCTACGAAGGACAGGATTTTGAAACCGTGCTGCGGGAAGCCCAGGCTCTTGGGTATGCAGAAGCCGATCCGTCCTTTGATATCGACGGGATCGACGCCGCCCACAAGCTCGCCATTCTCGGCACTCTCTCCTTTGGATCACCGATTGCCTTCCAGGACATCCCCGTCGAGGGGATCCGGAAGGTTCAGACAATCGATATCGAGTTCGGGCGCGAGCTGGGTTATGTCCTGAAACTTCTCGGCATCGCTAAGGACAACGGTGCGTCCCTGGACCTTCGGGTTCATCCCGCTTTCCTGCCGGAGGACTCGGTCCTGGCCGAGGTCGACGGGGTTTTCAATGCGGTGGAGGTGAATGGGGAAACATTGGGACCCGCCCTGTTTTATGGGCGAGGTGCGGGGTCCGATCCAACCGCGACGGCTGTCATGGGCGATGTCATGGAACTTGCCCGGGCGATTCATACCGGGTGCTTTCACCAGGTTCCGCCTCTCGGTTTTTCCTGGAATGACCGTATCCGTCGTCCTGTCACCGGACTCCCGGGTATCCGGAGCGAATATTATCTCCGGTTTATGGCGCCTGATTCTCCCGGAACCCTCTCTTACTTGTCCGGAGTTCTGGGGGAGAACGGAATCAGCATTGAGTCCGTTATCCAGAAGGGAAGAAAAATGGGGGGGAGTGTGCCGGTGGTCATCCTGACGCATACGGCCCCGGAGTCCAGCGTGAGGACCGCCCTGAACATCATTGACCGGTCCGTCCATGTGACGGAACCGACCGTCCTGATCCGTGTGGAAGGAAATGCCGAAGCATGA